The Quatrionicoccus australiensis nucleotide sequence ATTACCCGGCACCGGCTCGGCCAGCGCCAGGGCGGCCCAGCCGAGCAGGGCGAACAGCGCCAGGCGGTATTTCACGGCAGATCACCGCGCTTGAAGACGAAGTAACCGGCGCAGGCGCTGAGCAGGCCGATCAGCGTCGGATAGACCAGTGCGAACAGGCGGAAGCCCTCGGCGCCGAACAGGTCGAGTACGACGTAGGCGGACGGCCCGAGCACGATCAGTTGCGGGTCGAACATGGCGAGCGCCGCGGTGCGGAAGACCTGCAGCGGATTGAGCAGGGCGAGCATGACGGCGACTTCGGGCGCCACCTTGCCCTGGATCATGACACCGAGCAGGATCAGGTCGAGGAAGAGGAGCAGGCCGAGCCAGACCATGAAGGCGGCGCCCTGCGCCATGTCGGTACTGCGCGCCAGGGCCGAGATCAGCATGCCGATGCCGAGGAAGCAGGCCGACATCACGGCGAGCAAGGCGCTGTAATAGCCGAAGATCGCCCACGGCACCTCGATGCCCTGGATGGTCGCCCAACCGACCGCGGCCAGCATGGCGAGGAAGACCGGCGCGAAGACGACGATGTAGCGGCCGATGATCTTGCCCCAGAACCACGCGAACAGCGACACCGGCAGCGACAACAGGTATTCGAAGACGCCCGCCTCGCGGTCGCCGGCCACCGAGCGCACCGTGGTGATCAGCACGAAGATGGGCAGGATCGCCATGGTCAGCTGGATGTAGGTGACGAGCAGGCGCGACAGGCCGATGAAGCCGAGCACGCGCGACTCGGTCAGGCCGAACAGGAAGAGCAGCGCAACGATGCCGCCGAAGATCAGCGTGTAGATCTGGAACCAGCGTGCACGCAGGGATTCGACGATATCGAGCTTGGCGGTCAACCACAGTTGTTTCATTTGAGGATCCAGTATTCAGGATTCAGGAGCGAGTTGGCAGGGAAAGATGCGAGTGCAATGCTTACTAACATCTCAAACTCCTGACAACTACCAACTTACTTTCCCTTGGCCAGCGTCAGCCGGCGCATTTCATTGAAATCGACACTGCCCGGCAGCGGACTGCCGACAGCGCCAAAGTTGTAAGCCATCGGCGACGACTTGGCGGCGTAGTGAACCTGGCGCGGATCGAACCAGCGCACCTTATCGCGGCCCGGGCTGTCGCTGTCAGCGACCCAGAGCCGGGTCGCCGCATCGTTCAGCCACGGGTATTGCGCCGCCTTGTCGCGCAGCCAGAACACCAGGCAACCGACATCGTCGAAGATGAAGGCCGTATTGTTCGGGCCGCCGACGATCTCGGCAGCGAAACGGCTGTCCGAGACGACCATGCCGCAACGC carries:
- a CDS encoding ABC transporter permease; translated protein: MKQLWLTAKLDIVESLRARWFQIYTLIFGGIVALLFLFGLTESRVLGFIGLSRLLVTYIQLTMAILPIFVLITTVRSVAGDREAGVFEYLLSLPVSLFAWFWGKIIGRYIVVFAPVFLAMLAAVGWATIQGIEVPWAIFGYYSALLAVMSACFLGIGMLISALARSTDMAQGAAFMVWLGLLLFLDLILLGVMIQGKVAPEVAVMLALLNPLQVFRTAALAMFDPQLIVLGPSAYVVLDLFGAEGFRLFALVYPTLIGLLSACAGYFVFKRGDLP
- a CDS encoding nitrous oxide reductase accessory protein NosL; translation: MCQSGRRHFIGRLALGGIFLTPLAVALSGCRKDNWPEGMTEIRWDRTTCQRCGMVVSDSRFAAEIVGGPNNTAFIFDDVGCLVFWLRDKAAQYPWLNDAATRLWVADSDSPGRDKVRWFDPRQVHYAAKSSPMAYNFGAVGSPLPGSVDFNEMRRLTLAKGK